From Streptobacillus canis, a single genomic window includes:
- a CDS encoding tRNA1(Val) (adenine(37)-N6)-methyltransferase, with amino-acid sequence MEKYTVNVAGLKIEQIKGLQSLTLDSMLISDYVKINRKTKNILEIGSGFGIISMLLSKKTIADIIGVEINSEACDLSNLNIITNNIQNVRFINNDILNYRNFLKEQSFDIIVSNPPYFTHKDENQLKEKLELRSARVEDSLSIKDILEMSIYLLKNNASLFLIFRTERLAEIIGYLNGTCLVIKKVKPVYTKVNDDASLICMVEIVKGAKSGFVLEKPIYIYRNDGERSEYIEGLYR; translated from the coding sequence GTGGAAAAATATACTGTTAATGTTGCAGGGCTTAAAATTGAGCAAATAAAAGGATTACAATCATTAACATTAGATTCTATGTTAATTTCAGATTATGTAAAGATAAATAGAAAAACAAAAAATATATTAGAAATTGGATCTGGGTTTGGTATTATTTCTATGTTATTAAGTAAAAAAACAATAGCAGATATAATTGGTGTTGAAATAAATTCTGAAGCCTGTGATTTATCAAATTTAAACATTATAACTAATAATATTCAAAATGTAAGATTTATCAATAATGATATTTTAAATTATAGAAATTTTTTAAAAGAACAAAGTTTTGATATTATTGTTTCAAATCCACCGTACTTTACACATAAAGATGAAAATCAATTAAAAGAGAAGTTAGAATTAAGAAGTGCAAGAGTTGAAGATAGTTTAAGTATAAAAGATATTTTAGAAATGTCTATTTATCTTTTGAAAAATAATGCCAGTTTATTTTTAATATTTAGAACAGAAAGATTAGCAGAAATAATTGGATATTTAAATGGCACATGTCTTGTAATTAAAAAAGTTAAGCCAGTTTATACAAAGGTTAATGATGATGCATCATTGATTTGTATGGTTGAAATAGTTAAAGGTGCTAAAAGTGGTTTTGTTTTAGAAAAGCCAATTTATATTTATAGAAATGATGGTGAAAGAAGTGAATATATTGAAGGATTATATAGATAA
- the uppS gene encoding polyprenyl diphosphate synthase, with amino-acid sequence MVKEVNILKDYIDKFPKHIGIIMDGNGRWAQKRNLIRTEGHKVGAEKLEEVIEHVANLGIKYLTVYAFSTENWKRPKLEVTTIMKLFNKYLKINEEKFMKEKIRVCISGSRDNLSSTLIKQIDYIQELTKNNDKLVLNIAFNYGGRLEIVDSVKKIINQNLEINEENISKNLYHSFIPDVDLIIRTGNDYRISNFLLWQMAYSEIYVSELLWPDFTEEELHNAIFSYIKRDRRFGGIKC; translated from the coding sequence ATGGTGAAAGAAGTGAATATATTGAAGGATTATATAGATAAATTTCCTAAACATATAGGCATTATTATGGATGGAAATGGTAGATGGGCTCAAAAAAGAAATTTAATTAGAACTGAAGGTCATAAAGTAGGAGCAGAAAAATTAGAAGAAGTAATTGAGCATGTTGCAAACTTAGGAATTAAGTATCTTACAGTATATGCATTTTCTACTGAAAATTGGAAAAGACCAAAACTAGAAGTAACAACTATAATGAAACTTTTTAATAAGTACCTTAAAATAAATGAAGAGAAGTTTATGAAGGAAAAAATTAGAGTATGTATAAGTGGAAGTAGAGATAATTTATCAAGTACTCTAATAAAACAAATTGATTATATTCAAGAATTAACAAAAAATAATGATAAACTTGTTTTAAATATTGCTTTTAATTATGGAGGTAGACTTGAAATTGTTGACTCTGTGAAAAAAATTATAAATCAAAATTTAGAAATAAATGAAGAGAATATTTCAAAAAATTTATATCATAGTTTTATACCAGATGTAGATTTAATTATTAGAACAGGTAATGACTATAGAATTAGTAATTTTTTACTTTGGCAAATGGCTTATTCAGAAATATATGTTAGTGAGTTATTATGGCCAGATTTTACTGAAGAAGAGTTGCATAATGCAATATTTTCATATATAAAAAGAGATAGAAGATTTGGAGGGATAAAATGTTAA